The following coding sequences lie in one Caloenas nicobarica isolate bCalNic1 chromosome 13, bCalNic1.hap1, whole genome shotgun sequence genomic window:
- the TBC1D9B gene encoding TBC1 domain family member 9B isoform X1, with product MWLGPEEVLLAGALWVTERANPFFLLQRRRGHGKGGGLTGLLVGTLDVVLDSSARVAPYRILHQTQDSQVYWAVACGSSRKEITKHWEWLENNLLQTLSIFDNEEDITTFVKGKIHGIIAEENKNEQPQGEEDPGKFKEAELKMRKQFGMPEVEKLVNYYSCSYWKGRVPRQGWLYLTVNHLCFYSFLLGKEVTLVIQWVDVTQLEKNATLLFPECIKVSTRDNELYFSMFLNINETFKLMEQLANIAMRQLLDNESFLQDKSLPKPRKPLKNISALKRDLDARAKNECYRATFRLPKDECLDGHTDCTLWTPFNKMHIPGQMFVSNNYICFASKAEEACHLIIPLREVTIVEKADSSSVLPSPLSISTRSKMTFFFANLKDRDFLVQRISDFLQRTPSKKPFSSDREWKWNLADPGCEEVPELPSSSPLAVSPTAALSNRPVNFCAGEVPTASQGLLKLFTRNSEELSGPKGAKEKMKEESWNIHFFEYGRGMCMYRTAKTRELVQKGIPENLRGELWLLFSGAWNEMVTHPGYYADLVEKSMGKYNLATEEIERDLHRSMPEHPAFQNELGIAALRRVLTAYAFRNPTIGYCQAMNIVTSVLLLYCNEEEAFWLLVALCERMLPDYYNTRVVGALVDQGIFEELTREYLPQLSEKMQDLGVISTISLSWFLTLFLSVMPFESAVVIVDCFFYEGIKFILQVSLAILDANMEKLLQCCDEGEAMTILGRYLDNVVNRQSVSPPIPHLHALLTGGDDPPLEIDIFELIKTSYEKFSNLKADDIEQMRFKQRLKVIQSLEDTAKKSVVRAVSSDIGFSIEELEELYVVFKAKYLMSCYWGNNRAAAARRDQSLPYLEQYRIDMEQFKDLFISLTPWSCGAHTPVLAGRLFRLLDENRDSLINFKEFVTGMSGMYHGDLTEKLKVLYKLHLPPALNPEETESALEATSYFTEDVTTEAPLSAAQVSPFVSELDFCLHCESQETQEDKGRRNENGPEKEEKGTSPQDYRYYLRIWAKEKESKKETIKDLPKMSQEQFIELCKTLYNMFSEDPVEQELYHAIATVASLLLRIGEVGKKFSNRPMRKSEDCKANNTQDPVSEEESPTSEQSQNSAVEQQPQTDREDKTCTDAQPEKTQQENQTLGDGSGEGQSSPLQLLSDDETKDDMSMSSYSMVSTGSLQCEDIADDTVLVGCEGSGSAARYGSTIDTDWSISFEQILASMLTETALVNYFEKKVNILQKIKDQKKVERQFSSSSDYELSSVSG from the exons GGCATTATTGCTGAGGAGAACAAGAATGAGCAGCCCCAGGGGGAAGAGGATCCAGGTAAATTCAAAGAAGCTGAACTGAAGATGCGGAAGCAGTTTGGGATGCCCGAGGTGGAGAAGTTGGTCAATTACTATTCCTGCAGCTATTGGAAGGGACGTGTACCCAGGCAGGGTTGGCTGTACCTCACTGTCAATCACCTCTGTTTCTACTCCTTCTTGCTTGGCAAAGAAG TTACATTGGTGATCCAGTGGGTGGATGTAACCCAGCTAGAAAAAAATGCTACACTGCTGTTCCCTGAGTGCATTAAAGTAAGCACAAGGGACAACgaactttatttttccatgtttctcaACATCAATGAGACATTCAAGCTGATGGAGCAGTTGGCTAACATTGCTATGCGGCAGTTGTTGGATAATGAGAGCTTCCTACAGGACAAGTCCCTCCCAAAGCCCAGGAAGCCTCTTAAGAACATCTCCGCATTAAAAAG AGACCTGGATGCTCGAGCCAAAAATGAGTGCTACCGTGCTACTTTCCGGTTGCCCAAGGATGAATGCCTGGATGGACACACAGACTGTACCTTGTGGACACCGTTCAACAAGATGCATATTCCTGGCCAGATGTTTGTTTCCAACAATTACATCTGTTTTGCCAGCAAGGCAGAGGAGGCCTGTCATCTCATCATTCCTCTCAGGGAG GTGACAATAGTTGAGAAAGCAGATAGTTCCAGTGTCTTGCCCAGTCCTCTGTCCATCAGCACTAGAAGTAAAATGACCTTCTTCTTTGCCAATCTGAAAGACCGAGATTTCTTGGTACAGAGAATCTCTGACTTCTTGCAGAGAACACCATCCAAGAAACCGTTCAGTAGCGACAGGGAGTGGAAGTGGAATTTGGCTGATCCTGGTTGCGAG GAGGTTCCAGAGTTGCCGTCCAGCAGCCCGCTCGCAGTTAGCCCCACGGCTGCTCTCAGCAACCGACCTGTCAACTTCTGTGCCGGGGAAGTGCCAACAGCCTCGCAGGGACTACTCAAACTCTTCACAAGAAATTCCGAGGAGCTCTCGGGACCCAAAGGA GCAAAGGAGAAGATGAAGGAAGAGTCTTGGAACATTCATTTCTTTGAATACGGGCGAGGGATGTGTATGTATCGCACTGCCAAGACTAGGGAGCTGGTGCAAAAAGGAATCCCAGAGAATCTTCGTGGAGAGCTATGGCTCCTTTTCTCAG GGGCTTGGAATGAGATGGTGACTCATCCTGGTTACTATGCAGATCTTGTGGAAAAGTCAATGGGAAAGTACAATCTTGCTACAGAGGAAATTGAGAGAGATCTGCACCGTTCTATGCCAGAACATCCTGCCTTCCAGAATGAGTTGGGAATTGCTGCCCTCCGGAGAGTCTTAACAGCTTATGCATTCAGAAATCCAACAATTGGGTACTGTCAG GCCATGAACATTGTCACGTCAGTACTGCTGCTGTACTGCAATGAGGAAGAGGCTTTCTGGCTCCTAGTGGCTTTATGTGAGCGGATGTTACCAGATTACTACAACACCAGAGTAGTGG GTGCATTGGTGGACCAAGGCATCTTTGAAGAACTCACACGAGAATATCTTCCACAGCTGTCAGAAAAGATGCAGGACCTGGGAGTGATTTCCACCATATCCCTTTCCTGGTTTCTCACTCTCTTTCTCAGTGTCATGCCCTTTGAGAGTGCTGTGGTCATTGTCGACTGTTTTTTCTATGAGGGAATCAAGTTTATCTTGCAGGTGTCATTGGCCATACTTGATGCCAACATGGAGAAGCTGTTACAGTGCTGTGATGAAGGTGAAGCCATGACTATTCTGGGCAG ATATTTGGACAACGTAGTTAACAGACAGAGCGTCTCTCCCCCTATTCCGCACTTGCACGCCTTATTGACAGGTGGAGATGACCCGCCACTTGAAATCGACATCTTTGAGCTCATCAAAACATCCTATGAG AAATTCAGCAATCTGAAGGCAGATGACATTGAACAAATGCGTTTTAAACAAAGGCTGAAGGTGATCCAGTCTCTGGAGGATACAGCCAAGAAGAGTGTG GTCCGAGCTGTGTCTAGCGATATTGGTTTCTCTATTGAAGAACTAGAAGAGCTGTATGTGGTGTTCAAG GCAAAATATCTGATGAGCTGTTACTGGGGAAATAATCGTGCTGCCGCTGCTCGCCGAGATCAAAGTTTACCCTACCTGGAGCAGTATCGCATAGACATGGAGCAGTTCAAAGACCTGTTCATCAGTTTGACCCCCTGGTCCTGCGGCGCACACACGCCTGTGCTAGCAGGGCGTTTGTTCCGCCTTCTGGATGAGAACAGGGATTCTCTCATTAACTTCAAGGAGTTTGTGACAGGCATGA gtgGGATGTATCATGGTGACCTCACTGAAAAACTCAAAGTACTTTACAAACTGCATCTGCCTCCCG CTCTGAATCCAGAGGAGACAGAGTCTGCTTTGGAGGCCACAAGTTATTTCACAGAGGACGTTACAACAGAAG cccctcTTTCTGCTGCTCAAGTATCTCCTTTTGTCTCAGAGCTGGATTTCTGCCTGCACTGTGAGTCTCAAG AAACCCAAGAAGataaaggaaggagaaatgagAATGGTCCAGAAAAAG AGGAGAAAGGTACCAGTCCACAGGACTACAGATACTACCTAAGAATATGGGCCAAGGAAAAAGAGTCCAAGAAAGAAACCATTAAAGATCTCCCCAAAATGAGCCAG gaACAATTCATAGAGTTATGCAAGACCCTTTACAACATGTTCAGCGAGGACCCGGTGGAACAAGAGCTCTACCATGCAATTGCCACTGTAGCCAGTCTCCTCCTGCGAATTGGGGAGGTTGGAAAAAAATTTTCCAACAGGCCTATGAGGAAGTCCGAGGACTGCAAAGCAAACAATACCCAAGATCCTGTGAGTGAAGAGGAGTCACCAACATCTGAACAGAGTCAGAATTCAGCAGTGGAGCAGCAACCCCAAACTGACCGTGAGGACAAAACCTGCACAGATGCTCAGcctgaaaaaacacagcaggagaACCAAACTCTAGGAGATGGGTCAGGGGAAGGACAAAGCTCTCCTTTACAGCTGCTATCAGATGATGAAACCAAAGATGATATGTCCATGTCTTCTTACTCCATGGTCAGCACAGGCTCCCTGCAGTGCGAAGACATTGCAGACGACACGGTCCTGGTTGGCTGTGAAGGCAGCGGTTCAGCTGCCAGGTACGGCAGCACCATCGATACTGACTGGTCGATCTCCTTTGAGCAGATCTTGGCTTCTATGCTGACAGAGACAGCCCTCGTAAACTACTTTGAGAAGAAGGTCAACATCCTGCAAAAGATCAAAGATCAGAAGAAGGTGGAGAGGCAGTTCAGTTCATCCAGTGACTATGAACTTTCCTCCGTGTCAGGGTGA
- the MRNIP gene encoding MRN complex-interacting protein, whose product MAQRFWALRCCSCRRFQVQQAKRSGKWSCSVCGQRQAVQKVYGQGSGLDCRHHVQKLNLLQGEAEEAIGWTYRCVEEPVNARKNIAAQCEDSLVQQEGRAEVSRWSKYLDKDSEDQEDGQEEAGTEKQRFCSQRNNTMEDQRKQQKSFCSSDAQEYAEENGDFQLAYRAKKVKTSERKKYLVAAHAQDVGDTVSGVSVVPPVSESIVPEENIQTPIACTKPSKWEKFLSCSDNCSQDAARVTLSPQEGSGRLGLHSAAAADADMTSRCSEKAGRSLPQGTGFEFKKCVASTEQLVTKLPGPMVPSISHSVEKNVFKEPQSQLIRAGAGVLETTAGKCCLDSPRGTNTLSNWSTSPKPSSVPCEPLFCTGEEFDDDL is encoded by the exons ATGGCGCAGCGGTTCTGGGCGCtgcgctgctgctcctgccgccGCTTCCAGGTGCAGCAG GCCAAGCGGAGCGGGAAGTGGAGCTGCAGCGTGTGCGGCCAGCGGCAAGCGGTGCAGAAG gtttatGGCCAAGGGTCTGGCCTGGACTGTAGGCACCATGTCCAGAAATTAAACTTGCTGCAGGGTGAGGCAGAGGAAGCGATTGGTTGGACATATCG GTGCGTAGAAGAACCTGTAAATGCCAGAAAAAATATAGCAGCCCAATGTGAAGACAGTTTGGTCCAGCAG GAGGGAAGGGCAGAAGTCAGTCGCTGGAGTAAATACCTGGACAAGGACAGTGAAGATCAGGAAgatgggcaggaggaggcaggtACAGAAAAGCAACGGTTCTGTTCCCAGAGGAACAACACTATGGAAGACCAAAG GAAACAGCAGAAGAGCTTCTGCTCCAGTGACGCTCAGGAGTACGCAGAGGAAAATGGAGATTTCCAGCTTGCCTACCGAGCCAAAAAGGTTAAAACCTCTGAG CGCAAGAAATACTTAGTAGCTGCGCATGCTCAAGATGTTGGAGACACTGTTTCTGGAGTCAGTGTGGTTCCTCCTGTCAGTGAGTCCATAGTGCCTGAGGAGAATATACAAACCCCAATTGCTTGTACCAAACCCTCCAAGTGGGAAAAATTTCTCTCATGTTCTGACAACTGTAGTCAAGATGCTGCCAGGGTCACCTTGTCACCACAGGAGGGCAGTGGGAGGTTGGGGCTACACAGTGCCGCTGCAGCAGATGCTGATATGACCAGTAGATGCTCAGAAAAGGCTGGAAGAAGTCTACCTCAAGGTACaggttttgaatttaaaaagtgTGTTGCTAGCACTGAGCAGCTCGTCACAAAACTGCCTGGCCCCATGGTGCCCAGCATCAGTCACTCAGTTGAGAAGAATGTATTCAAAGAACCTCAAAGCCAACTGATaagggcaggagctggtgtcTTGGAGACCACTGCAGGAAAGTGCTGCTTGGACAGCCCCAGGGGGACAAACACCCTTAGTAACTGGAGCACCAGCCCAAAGCCCAGCAGTGTTCCCTGTGAACCCCTCTTCTGCACAGGTGAGGAGTTTGATGATGATCTCTGA
- the TBC1D9B gene encoding TBC1 domain family member 9B isoform X2: protein MWLGPEEVLLAGALWVTERANPFFLLQRRRGHGKGGGLTGLLVGTLDVVLDSSARVAPYRILHQTQDSQVYWAVACGSSRKEITKHWEWLENNLLQTLSIFDNEEDITTFVKGKIHGIIAEENKNEQPQGEEDPGKFKEAELKMRKQFGMPEVEKLVNYYSCSYWKGRVPRQGWLYLTVNHLCFYSFLLGKEVTLVIQWVDVTQLEKNATLLFPECIKVSTRDNELYFSMFLNINETFKLMEQLANIAMRQLLDNESFLQDKSLPKPRKPLKNISALKRDLDARAKNECYRATFRLPKDECLDGHTDCTLWTPFNKMHIPGQMFVSNNYICFASKAEEACHLIIPLREVTIVEKADSSSVLPSPLSISTRSKMTFFFANLKDRDFLVQRISDFLQRTPSKKPFSSDREWKWNLADPGCEEVPELPSSSPLAVSPTAALSNRPVNFCAGEVPTASQGLLKLFTRNSEELSGPKGAKEKMKEESWNIHFFEYGRGMCMYRTAKTRELVQKGIPENLRGELWLLFSGAWNEMVTHPGYYADLVEKSMGKYNLATEEIERDLHRSMPEHPAFQNELGIAALRRVLTAYAFRNPTIGYCQAMNIVTSVLLLYCNEEEAFWLLVALCERMLPDYYNTRVVGALVDQGIFEELTREYLPQLSEKMQDLGVISTISLSWFLTLFLSVMPFESAVVIVDCFFYEGIKFILQVSLAILDANMEKLLQCCDEGEAMTILGRYLDNVVNRQSVSPPIPHLHALLTGGDDPPLEIDIFELIKTSYEKFSNLKADDIEQMRFKQRLKVIQSLEDTAKKSVVRAVSSDIGFSIEELEELYVVFKAKYLMSCYWGNNRAAAARRDQSLPYLEQYRIDMEQFKDLFISLTPWSCGAHTPVLAGRLFRLLDENRDSLINFKEFVTGMSGMYHGDLTEKLKVLYKLHLPPALNPEETESALEATSYFTEDVTTEETQEDKGRRNENGPEKEEKGTSPQDYRYYLRIWAKEKESKKETIKDLPKMSQEQFIELCKTLYNMFSEDPVEQELYHAIATVASLLLRIGEVGKKFSNRPMRKSEDCKANNTQDPVSEEESPTSEQSQNSAVEQQPQTDREDKTCTDAQPEKTQQENQTLGDGSGEGQSSPLQLLSDDETKDDMSMSSYSMVSTGSLQCEDIADDTVLVGCEGSGSAARYGSTIDTDWSISFEQILASMLTETALVNYFEKKVNILQKIKDQKKVERQFSSSSDYELSSVSG from the exons GGCATTATTGCTGAGGAGAACAAGAATGAGCAGCCCCAGGGGGAAGAGGATCCAGGTAAATTCAAAGAAGCTGAACTGAAGATGCGGAAGCAGTTTGGGATGCCCGAGGTGGAGAAGTTGGTCAATTACTATTCCTGCAGCTATTGGAAGGGACGTGTACCCAGGCAGGGTTGGCTGTACCTCACTGTCAATCACCTCTGTTTCTACTCCTTCTTGCTTGGCAAAGAAG TTACATTGGTGATCCAGTGGGTGGATGTAACCCAGCTAGAAAAAAATGCTACACTGCTGTTCCCTGAGTGCATTAAAGTAAGCACAAGGGACAACgaactttatttttccatgtttctcaACATCAATGAGACATTCAAGCTGATGGAGCAGTTGGCTAACATTGCTATGCGGCAGTTGTTGGATAATGAGAGCTTCCTACAGGACAAGTCCCTCCCAAAGCCCAGGAAGCCTCTTAAGAACATCTCCGCATTAAAAAG AGACCTGGATGCTCGAGCCAAAAATGAGTGCTACCGTGCTACTTTCCGGTTGCCCAAGGATGAATGCCTGGATGGACACACAGACTGTACCTTGTGGACACCGTTCAACAAGATGCATATTCCTGGCCAGATGTTTGTTTCCAACAATTACATCTGTTTTGCCAGCAAGGCAGAGGAGGCCTGTCATCTCATCATTCCTCTCAGGGAG GTGACAATAGTTGAGAAAGCAGATAGTTCCAGTGTCTTGCCCAGTCCTCTGTCCATCAGCACTAGAAGTAAAATGACCTTCTTCTTTGCCAATCTGAAAGACCGAGATTTCTTGGTACAGAGAATCTCTGACTTCTTGCAGAGAACACCATCCAAGAAACCGTTCAGTAGCGACAGGGAGTGGAAGTGGAATTTGGCTGATCCTGGTTGCGAG GAGGTTCCAGAGTTGCCGTCCAGCAGCCCGCTCGCAGTTAGCCCCACGGCTGCTCTCAGCAACCGACCTGTCAACTTCTGTGCCGGGGAAGTGCCAACAGCCTCGCAGGGACTACTCAAACTCTTCACAAGAAATTCCGAGGAGCTCTCGGGACCCAAAGGA GCAAAGGAGAAGATGAAGGAAGAGTCTTGGAACATTCATTTCTTTGAATACGGGCGAGGGATGTGTATGTATCGCACTGCCAAGACTAGGGAGCTGGTGCAAAAAGGAATCCCAGAGAATCTTCGTGGAGAGCTATGGCTCCTTTTCTCAG GGGCTTGGAATGAGATGGTGACTCATCCTGGTTACTATGCAGATCTTGTGGAAAAGTCAATGGGAAAGTACAATCTTGCTACAGAGGAAATTGAGAGAGATCTGCACCGTTCTATGCCAGAACATCCTGCCTTCCAGAATGAGTTGGGAATTGCTGCCCTCCGGAGAGTCTTAACAGCTTATGCATTCAGAAATCCAACAATTGGGTACTGTCAG GCCATGAACATTGTCACGTCAGTACTGCTGCTGTACTGCAATGAGGAAGAGGCTTTCTGGCTCCTAGTGGCTTTATGTGAGCGGATGTTACCAGATTACTACAACACCAGAGTAGTGG GTGCATTGGTGGACCAAGGCATCTTTGAAGAACTCACACGAGAATATCTTCCACAGCTGTCAGAAAAGATGCAGGACCTGGGAGTGATTTCCACCATATCCCTTTCCTGGTTTCTCACTCTCTTTCTCAGTGTCATGCCCTTTGAGAGTGCTGTGGTCATTGTCGACTGTTTTTTCTATGAGGGAATCAAGTTTATCTTGCAGGTGTCATTGGCCATACTTGATGCCAACATGGAGAAGCTGTTACAGTGCTGTGATGAAGGTGAAGCCATGACTATTCTGGGCAG ATATTTGGACAACGTAGTTAACAGACAGAGCGTCTCTCCCCCTATTCCGCACTTGCACGCCTTATTGACAGGTGGAGATGACCCGCCACTTGAAATCGACATCTTTGAGCTCATCAAAACATCCTATGAG AAATTCAGCAATCTGAAGGCAGATGACATTGAACAAATGCGTTTTAAACAAAGGCTGAAGGTGATCCAGTCTCTGGAGGATACAGCCAAGAAGAGTGTG GTCCGAGCTGTGTCTAGCGATATTGGTTTCTCTATTGAAGAACTAGAAGAGCTGTATGTGGTGTTCAAG GCAAAATATCTGATGAGCTGTTACTGGGGAAATAATCGTGCTGCCGCTGCTCGCCGAGATCAAAGTTTACCCTACCTGGAGCAGTATCGCATAGACATGGAGCAGTTCAAAGACCTGTTCATCAGTTTGACCCCCTGGTCCTGCGGCGCACACACGCCTGTGCTAGCAGGGCGTTTGTTCCGCCTTCTGGATGAGAACAGGGATTCTCTCATTAACTTCAAGGAGTTTGTGACAGGCATGA gtgGGATGTATCATGGTGACCTCACTGAAAAACTCAAAGTACTTTACAAACTGCATCTGCCTCCCG CTCTGAATCCAGAGGAGACAGAGTCTGCTTTGGAGGCCACAAGTTATTTCACAGAGGACGTTACAACAGAAG AAACCCAAGAAGataaaggaaggagaaatgagAATGGTCCAGAAAAAG AGGAGAAAGGTACCAGTCCACAGGACTACAGATACTACCTAAGAATATGGGCCAAGGAAAAAGAGTCCAAGAAAGAAACCATTAAAGATCTCCCCAAAATGAGCCAG gaACAATTCATAGAGTTATGCAAGACCCTTTACAACATGTTCAGCGAGGACCCGGTGGAACAAGAGCTCTACCATGCAATTGCCACTGTAGCCAGTCTCCTCCTGCGAATTGGGGAGGTTGGAAAAAAATTTTCCAACAGGCCTATGAGGAAGTCCGAGGACTGCAAAGCAAACAATACCCAAGATCCTGTGAGTGAAGAGGAGTCACCAACATCTGAACAGAGTCAGAATTCAGCAGTGGAGCAGCAACCCCAAACTGACCGTGAGGACAAAACCTGCACAGATGCTCAGcctgaaaaaacacagcaggagaACCAAACTCTAGGAGATGGGTCAGGGGAAGGACAAAGCTCTCCTTTACAGCTGCTATCAGATGATGAAACCAAAGATGATATGTCCATGTCTTCTTACTCCATGGTCAGCACAGGCTCCCTGCAGTGCGAAGACATTGCAGACGACACGGTCCTGGTTGGCTGTGAAGGCAGCGGTTCAGCTGCCAGGTACGGCAGCACCATCGATACTGACTGGTCGATCTCCTTTGAGCAGATCTTGGCTTCTATGCTGACAGAGACAGCCCTCGTAAACTACTTTGAGAAGAAGGTCAACATCCTGCAAAAGATCAAAGATCAGAAGAAGGTGGAGAGGCAGTTCAGTTCATCCAGTGACTATGAACTTTCCTCCGTGTCAGGGTGA